In a genomic window of Salegentibacter salegens:
- a CDS encoding CIA30 family protein, with the protein MSKLLLFDFSATEDWTAWEIENDVVMGGNSTSKLERSETGNAIFTGHVSLENNGGFASLQYHFDSKNIKGYKKALILLKGDGKTWQFRMKANLEDRASYIYTFKTTGDWQTIEVPLKEMEPVFRGNKLDQPNFSAESIQEIRFLIGNKKAEDFRLEIDKIELE; encoded by the coding sequence ATGAGTAAATTACTTCTTTTTGATTTTAGTGCCACCGAGGATTGGACCGCCTGGGAAATAGAAAACGACGTGGTGATGGGTGGAAATTCCACGAGTAAGCTGGAACGCAGTGAAACGGGAAATGCTATTTTTACAGGCCATGTTTCTCTGGAAAACAATGGTGGTTTTGCCTCCTTGCAATATCATTTTGATTCTAAAAATATTAAAGGCTACAAAAAAGCGCTCATTTTATTGAAAGGGGATGGAAAGACCTGGCAATTCAGGATGAAAGCCAATCTAGAGGACAGAGCTTCCTATATTTATACCTTTAAAACCACCGGAGACTGGCAAACAATTGAAGTTCCGCTAAAAGAGATGGAACCAGTGTTTCGTGGAAACAAATTAGACCAGCCTAACTTTTCAGCCGAATCGATCCAGGAAATTCGCTTTTTGATCGGGAATAAGAAGGCGGAAGATTTCCGGCTGGAAATAGATAAGATTGAGTTGGAGTAA
- a CDS encoding HNH endonuclease yields the protein MKKGQKLWSREELIIAINLYCKLPFGKLHRSNPQVIHLAELIGRTPSSIAYKLVNFASLDPSLQARGIKGASNASKLEKNIWDEFYNNWEELPFESEKLLAELENKSIEELNDISTYETPEGRTREQIVKVRINQSFFRSSILASYNNTCCITGLKNSELLIAGHIKPWSLDEKNRLNPRNGIAINALHDKAFDRGLITINSDFLVRISPTIEEENSSFPLSAFDGKQILLPEKEEWFPSQEALKWHNKEVFML from the coding sequence ATGAAAAAAGGTCAAAAACTTTGGAGTCGAGAAGAATTGATTATAGCTATAAATCTTTATTGTAAACTGCCTTTCGGTAAACTACATAGATCAAATCCTCAGGTAATTCATTTGGCAGAATTGATTGGTAGAACCCCAAGTTCTATCGCATATAAATTAGTAAATTTCGCAAGCCTCGACCCAAGTCTTCAGGCAAGAGGGATTAAAGGAGCCTCAAACGCAAGCAAATTAGAGAAAAATATCTGGGATGAATTCTATAATAACTGGGAAGAGTTGCCATTTGAAAGCGAGAAATTATTAGCAGAATTAGAAAATAAATCAATTGAAGAACTGAACGATATCAGTACCTATGAAACACCCGAAGGAAGAACAAGAGAACAAATTGTAAAGGTGAGAATCAATCAATCATTTTTCCGCAGTTCGATTTTAGCTTCTTATAATAATACTTGCTGTATTACTGGATTAAAAAATAGTGAATTACTTATCGCCGGACATATTAAACCCTGGAGTTTAGATGAGAAAAATAGATTAAATCCAAGAAATGGAATTGCGATTAATGCTTTACATGACAAAGCTTTTGATCGCGGTTTAATAACGATTAATTCAGATTTCTTAGTTAGAATTTCACCAACAATAGAAGAAGAAAACTCTAGCTTTCCTCTCTCAGCTTTTGATGGAAAGCAAATTCTATTACCCGAAAAAGAAGAATGGTTTCCATCTCAAGAAGCTCTAAAATGGCATAATAAGGAAGTTTTTATGCTTTAG
- a CDS encoding SDR family oxidoreductase: protein MDLNDKVAVVTGASSGIGKSIAEELSKKGCKVALASRSLDKLKDIGKGLSGSFEVEMDVTSDKSVTEAFEKIHERFGQIDILVNSAGVMPLTYLKNRKLEDWLQTIEVNVKGTLRCIHAALPTMKKQNSGHIINIASVDGKEIFEGGAVYGASKAAVIELSRAMRMELSPDFNIRVTSIEPGTVETSLREDITDKELLEDKDYGNGEPKLAPKNIADAVLYATTQPDSVNVNELLIKPTGKS from the coding sequence ATGGATTTGAATGATAAAGTAGCCGTAGTAACTGGCGCAAGTAGCGGAATTGGAAAATCTATTGCCGAAGAACTTTCTAAAAAAGGCTGTAAAGTAGCTTTAGCCAGCAGAAGCCTGGATAAATTAAAAGATATAGGAAAAGGGCTTAGCGGTAGTTTTGAAGTGGAAATGGACGTTACCAGCGATAAAAGCGTTACTGAAGCTTTTGAGAAAATACACGAGCGATTTGGGCAAATAGATATTCTGGTAAATTCTGCCGGAGTGATGCCCCTCACCTATCTTAAAAACCGAAAACTGGAAGACTGGCTGCAAACTATAGAAGTGAACGTTAAAGGAACGCTGCGTTGTATTCACGCCGCGCTTCCAACGATGAAGAAACAAAACAGCGGACATATAATCAACATTGCCTCGGTAGACGGAAAAGAGATTTTTGAAGGCGGCGCTGTTTACGGTGCGTCTAAAGCTGCGGTGATAGAACTTTCCCGCGCCATGCGCATGGAACTTTCTCCTGATTTTAATATTCGGGTGACTTCTATAGAACCGGGGACTGTGGAAACCAGCCTTAGAGAAGATATCACCGATAAGGAATTACTGGAAGACAAGGATTATGGTAACGGCGAGCCAAAATTAGCTCCTAAAAATATTGCCGATGCAGTACTTTACGCAACTACCCAACCCGATAGTGTGAATGTGAATGAGTTACTCATAAAACCTACGGGGAAGAGTTGA
- a CDS encoding GIY-YIG nuclease family protein has product MQKSYIYLLSNSTRTMIYIGVTSDLKKRITEHKSEIGSSFTRKYHLKFLIYFEEFSEIHQAIAREKQLKNWHKDWKWNLAKSKNPSLKDLYEDL; this is encoded by the coding sequence ATGCAGAAGAGCTACATATACCTGCTTTCTAATTCCACCAGAACAATGATCTATATAGGTGTAACTTCAGATTTAAAAAAGCGAATAACTGAGCATAAAAGCGAAATTGGCTCTTCCTTTACCAGAAAGTATCACCTTAAATTTTTAATTTATTTCGAAGAATTTTCAGAAATTCATCAAGCCATAGCCAGGGAGAAGCAATTAAAAAACTGGCATAAGGACTGGAAATGGAATCTGGCAAAATCTAAGAATCCAAGCTTAAAAGATCTTTATGAAGACTTGTAG
- a CDS encoding RluA family pseudouridine synthase, producing the protein MKEDEQHEIEEQDETLYEHHKFDAGPGQKPLRVDKFLMNFIENATRNKIQKAAKTGNIYVNEEQVKQNYKVKAGDVVQVMFEHPPYEFLLTPENIPLDIVYEDDTLLVVNKPAGMVVHPGHGNYSGTLINALIYHFENLPNNSSDRPGLVHRIDKDTSGLLVIAKTEEAMAHLSKQFFDKTSEREYVALVWGNVEEEEGRVEGNIGRHPKNRLQNTVYEGDDAEKGKPAVTHYKVLERFGYVTLVSCKLETGRTHQIRVHMKHIGHTLFNDERYGGEKILKGTTFSKYKQFVDNCFKILPRQALHAKTLGFIHPKTKEAMSFNTEIPEDIQACIEKWRNYAKNQKEVL; encoded by the coding sequence ATGAAGGAAGACGAGCAACACGAAATAGAGGAACAGGACGAAACTTTATACGAACATCATAAATTTGATGCCGGTCCCGGCCAAAAACCACTTAGGGTAGATAAATTTTTGATGAATTTTATTGAAAATGCAACCCGGAATAAAATTCAGAAAGCGGCCAAAACAGGCAATATCTACGTTAACGAAGAACAGGTAAAACAAAATTACAAAGTAAAAGCCGGCGATGTGGTACAGGTGATGTTTGAGCATCCGCCGTATGAGTTTTTACTTACCCCAGAGAATATTCCGTTAGATATTGTGTACGAAGATGATACCTTATTGGTGGTGAATAAACCCGCTGGAATGGTAGTACACCCTGGCCACGGAAATTACAGCGGTACTTTGATTAATGCGCTGATCTATCATTTTGAAAATCTTCCAAATAACTCCAGCGACCGCCCGGGATTGGTACATAGAATAGACAAAGATACCAGCGGACTTCTAGTTATCGCAAAAACCGAAGAGGCGATGGCGCATCTCTCTAAACAGTTTTTTGATAAAACCAGCGAGCGCGAATACGTGGCTCTGGTTTGGGGAAATGTTGAAGAAGAGGAGGGCAGGGTAGAAGGCAATATTGGCCGCCATCCCAAAAACCGCTTGCAAAACACGGTTTACGAAGGTGACGACGCCGAAAAAGGAAAACCAGCGGTTACCCATTATAAGGTTTTAGAACGTTTTGGTTATGTAACGCTTGTTTCCTGTAAACTGGAAACCGGAAGAACACACCAGATTCGGGTGCATATGAAGCATATTGGGCATACGCTATTTAACGATGAACGCTACGGAGGCGAAAAGATCCTAAAGGGAACCACTTTTAGTAAGTATAAACAATTTGTAGATAATTGTTTTAAAATATTACCAAGACAGGCGCTACACGCCAAAACATTGGGCTTTATTCATCCAAAAACGAAAGAAGCGATGAGTTTCAATACCGAGATCCCCGAAGATATACAGGCCTGTATCGAGAAATGGCGCAACTACGCCAAAAACCAGAAAGAGGTTTTGTAA
- a CDS encoding PASTA domain-containing protein, which produces MGFFKFIFSKTFLIQLVIAAILIIVIAFLALKWLDYSTNQDQRIAVPDLSKQSLDVVDDQLAELDLRYEILDSANFNPDFPRYSVIEQVPEPGQFVKENRKIYLTLNPSGYRKIMIPDLIRRTRRQAEPTLRSLGFEIGDVSYKPDIAADAVLELRHKGQKLEPGDELMKTSKIDLVLGDGSGRYRMEGEEEQDSIISEEEEMEF; this is translated from the coding sequence ATGGGATTCTTTAAATTTATTTTCAGCAAAACATTTTTAATTCAATTAGTGATTGCTGCAATTTTAATAATAGTAATCGCTTTTTTAGCTTTAAAATGGCTGGATTACTCTACAAATCAGGATCAGCGTATCGCAGTTCCAGACCTCTCTAAACAGTCTTTAGACGTGGTAGATGATCAACTGGCGGAACTCGATTTGAGATATGAAATCCTGGATTCGGCAAATTTTAATCCCGATTTTCCTCGATATTCGGTAATAGAACAAGTGCCCGAACCGGGACAATTCGTAAAAGAAAATCGAAAAATTTATCTAACATTAAATCCGTCTGGTTACCGAAAAATAATGATCCCCGATTTGATTAGAAGAACTCGCAGGCAGGCCGAACCTACCCTGAGATCTTTAGGATTTGAGATAGGTGACGTGAGTTATAAACCCGATATTGCAGCAGATGCAGTATTGGAATTAAGACATAAAGGTCAAAAACTGGAGCCTGGAGATGAACTGATGAAAACTTCTAAAATTGATCTTGTTTTGGGCGATGGTTCGGGTAGGTATAGAATGGAAGGTGAAGAAGAACAGGATAGTATAATTTCTGAAGAGGAAGAAATGGAATTTTAA
- a CDS encoding D-alanine--D-alanine ligase, which produces MKKKIAIAMGGFSSEYRISINSGNMVYKHLNRDLYEPYRVHILQKEWFVVADDDTPYPINKNDFTVKIGGKTISFDCVFNTIHGTPGENGLLQAYLELVGIPQTTCGYYQAALTFNKRDLISVLKPYGIKTAVNYFLNKEDKVNSEEIIAKVGLPCFVKANRAGSSFGITKVKTEEELIPATKTAFKEDDEVIIESFLDGTEVSVGVITYKGKVKALPVTEIISENEFFDYEAKYLGKSQEITPANISEEKTKQVQEIAKLIYRKLKMRGFTRSEFIFHNGEPHFIEMNTTPGLSQASILPQQAEAAGITLTSLYGSAIETALKSPFGG; this is translated from the coding sequence ATGAAGAAAAAAATTGCCATCGCCATGGGCGGCTTTTCCAGTGAATACCGAATTTCCATTAATAGCGGAAATATGGTTTATAAACATCTTAACCGCGATCTATACGAACCTTACCGCGTGCATATTTTGCAAAAAGAATGGTTTGTGGTGGCCGATGATGATACGCCCTACCCGATTAATAAAAACGATTTCACGGTTAAAATTGGTGGAAAAACAATTTCTTTCGATTGCGTTTTTAACACCATTCACGGTACACCGGGAGAAAATGGCCTGCTACAGGCATATTTAGAATTGGTGGGAATTCCGCAAACTACCTGTGGTTATTACCAGGCGGCACTAACCTTTAATAAACGCGACCTGATAAGCGTTTTAAAACCTTACGGAATAAAAACCGCGGTGAATTATTTCCTGAATAAAGAGGATAAAGTAAATTCTGAAGAAATTATTGCCAAAGTTGGTTTACCGTGTTTTGTAAAGGCCAATCGCGCCGGCAGCAGTTTTGGGATCACCAAAGTTAAAACTGAAGAAGAGCTTATTCCCGCTACAAAAACCGCATTTAAAGAAGATGATGAAGTGATTATTGAATCTTTCCTTGATGGCACCGAGGTTTCTGTAGGGGTGATCACCTATAAAGGAAAAGTAAAGGCGCTTCCGGTTACCGAGATTATTTCTGAAAATGAATTCTTTGATTACGAGGCTAAATATTTAGGAAAATCGCAGGAGATCACCCCGGCGAATATTTCTGAAGAAAAAACCAAACAGGTACAGGAGATCGCAAAGCTGATTTATCGAAAACTAAAAATGCGCGGCTTTACCCGTTCTGAATTTATTTTTCATAATGGGGAACCTCATTTTATTGAAATGAATACCACCCCGGGATTAAGCCAGGCCAGTATTTTACCACAACAAGCTGAAGCCGCCGGCATCACTTTAACCAGTCTCTATGGAAGCGCGATAGAAACGGCACTTAAATCCCCCTTCGGGGGCTAG
- the coaD gene encoding pantetheine-phosphate adenylyltransferase encodes MRKAVFPGSFDPITLGHTDIIERALPLFDEIILAIGTNSDKKYMFSLEERLHFLKETFKEEPKITVTTYKGLTVDCCKEQNAGFLLRGLRNAQDLEFEKAIGQTNYKMSGIDTLFFITSSGKSHISSTVVRDVIRNNGDYEFMVPDVVRK; translated from the coding sequence ATGAGAAAAGCAGTATTTCCGGGGTCTTTTGATCCTATTACTTTAGGCCACACCGATATTATTGAAAGGGCACTTCCGCTTTTTGATGAAATCATCCTGGCGATTGGGACGAATTCCGATAAAAAATATATGTTTTCGCTGGAAGAACGACTGCACTTCTTAAAAGAAACGTTTAAAGAAGAGCCTAAAATAACGGTAACCACTTACAAAGGACTTACTGTAGATTGTTGTAAAGAACAAAATGCCGGATTTTTACTACGCGGCTTGCGAAACGCACAAGACCTGGAATTTGAAAAAGCTATTGGACAAACCAACTACAAAATGAGCGGCATAGACACCCTGTTTTTTATTACTTCTTCAGGAAAAAGTCATATTTCATCAACCGTGGTTCGGGATGTAATTCGCAATAATGGCGATTATGAATTTATGGTGCCAGATGTGGTGAGGAAGTGA
- a CDS encoding Ig-like domain-containing protein: MKQSYFTSPGFTFRLQPFGTPTALFLLFFLLNFSFGFGQGVTISSDGDEGPVFTQQQTIPLTFEFEEPINGFEEGDINVNGGSIINFDAKAPSYNWEDSLEIANNIGYTNYGNLILATDYNSKNEMFALTLEDGVRKFEANGDLANQFFIPFDQDYNGKRIERPFDLSIDSRDYIYIADSENCRILIFDENGNLDDIIGGNCSNNPEKYEFSRPFGLAIDDDDRLYIADSDASRIHVYSFERDYTYFDKVETPIRLDVDNEGNIYVSDRGGNNGRIIIFNSAFNQIGTIDNQDGLGSPGSVIVDDNNIYISDLGNVNLTEIFEAGDNPLVLLNLLTGLANAEYSVKVFDKQNSIVDTIKDQIDIPIDLAFRKCDFLAVNNGEVDLDNLQMKFDLEFYNLLPHSFTANLEIDEQCVSAEVSVAGNVGKDANCDPTPNTGTTFTATWDQTKPVRDNCVEDDITVPSGFMVPDYIDNGEVSFDDNCGVENLIYTQTPEDGETITQNTTVTITATDKAGNVSDVCSFDLVVETPNTPPVAVDDTYDVDQDAILNKPAPGVLENDTDDEDDVLTVQIVTPPANGTVSLDPDGSFTYEPDAGYFGTDTFTYIANDGEEDSSPATVTITVNEVVPPNTAPQAVNDQYEIDQDETLTRAAPGVLSNDTDAEGDALTAEIVDQPENGTVTLDPDGSFTYEPDAGYFGTDTFTYTANDGQEDSSPATVTITVNEVVPPNTAPQTVDDDYEVDQDETLTISAPGVLENDIDDQNDDLTVQIVTPPANGTVSLDPDGSFTYEPDAGYFGTDTFTYIANDGNLYSDEATVTININEFIPANRPPNALAESYTINQGEVLNIAAPGVLENDSDPDGDNLTADLRRPAANGDFSFASNGSFTYEPDPGFTGVDDFIYVAYDGEDFSGEVRVTITVNQVNSAPIAEDDTYEVDQDEILNIPAPGVLGNDEDEDGDNLTANLEDGAQNGTLTLNSDGSFEYEPDDGFSGQDSFTYSANDGELDSNIATVTITVNSTDPAAPDIECLNHEIFLDENGQATLDPRDIFGGELGNLELSADTEDFDCSNLGENTVILTATDPNTGLSSSCPTEVLVLDDIAPEANCVAPGRTFQLQDGSVTISPSAIDLNSSDNCEITRTLSEDTFTTPGTKNIILYVEDAAGNTDECSTTIEILPEDTDRVYRCIEEEDIPNIRLDEDCELNIPDYTRLIETENFNPAITQTYEELTEDTYLITVEIRDADTDEFVGDCEFSVNIVDLIPPTISCPDDQIESFDPNTGFQVPNYENMAGISDNCDEVIFRQEPAAGEIIYNNTTVNLFVEDEGGLEASCSFELELTEADVLNISCQIDKNVNPDANCSFWLPDYSDTAEVNFSAADITQTPPAGTIITENTQIKLTASLDGETDDCYFMVNLVDSEDPVANCVSGYVVNLGNDGTATINPEDLDNNSTDNCGIVSMALSQVDFTTADIGVVPVTLTVRDDAGNIDSCETTVEVVSEASGTFECRENIEVFLDENGEAGLNLQDLYTGDSSGLNFVASQLNFTCEDLGAGIIQLEYSGDETGSCMINVEVRDKLPPEINTNLVELTLNPEGFAYLEEADILAEDNCSEELIYRFSKSVFTCKDVGVNSVNVEVEDVNGNRSNQNIQVRISGESCEFSEIGEYEFLFLYPNPNNGIFTIATPEGVFIEQVRVFDSRGRYLMQQDYNANARFYRMIIQGVEESVYTLQIFTNEGVTVKRAIIKR; encoded by the coding sequence ATGAAGCAAAGTTACTTTACATCACCCGGTTTTACTTTTCGTCTACAGCCGTTTGGTACACCTACTGCGCTTTTTCTACTCTTTTTTTTACTGAATTTTTCTTTTGGGTTTGGGCAGGGAGTTACTATTTCTAGTGATGGTGATGAAGGGCCTGTTTTCACTCAGCAACAAACTATCCCCTTAACTTTTGAATTTGAAGAACCAATTAATGGTTTTGAAGAGGGAGATATTAATGTAAATGGTGGGAGCATTATAAATTTTGATGCTAAAGCCCCTTCTTATAATTGGGAAGATAGTTTAGAAATAGCTAATAATATTGGGTATACTAATTATGGAAATTTAATTTTAGCTACAGATTATAATTCGAAAAATGAAATGTTTGCCTTAACACTGGAAGATGGTGTTAGGAAATTTGAAGCCAATGGTGATTTAGCAAACCAATTTTTTATTCCTTTTGATCAAGATTATAACGGAAAAAGAATAGAGCGTCCTTTCGATTTAAGTATTGATAGTAGAGATTATATTTATATAGCTGATTCCGAAAATTGCAGAATTTTAATTTTCGATGAAAACGGAAATTTAGATGACATAATTGGTGGAAATTGTTCCAATAATCCGGAAAAATATGAATTTAGTAGACCTTTTGGTTTAGCAATAGATGATGACGATCGACTTTATATTGCTGATTCCGACGCAAGCCGAATTCATGTATATTCATTCGAAAGGGATTATACATATTTTGATAAAGTTGAGACTCCCATCCGTTTAGATGTGGATAATGAAGGAAATATTTACGTAAGTGATCGGGGAGGTAATAATGGTAGAATAATAATTTTTAATTCAGCCTTTAATCAAATTGGAACTATAGATAATCAAGATGGTCTTGGATCTCCCGGAAGTGTTATTGTAGATGATAATAATATTTACATATCCGACCTAGGAAATGTAAATCTTACTGAAATTTTTGAGGCTGGAGATAACCCTCTCGTATTATTAAATTTACTCACTGGCTTAGCAAATGCTGAGTATAGTGTAAAAGTTTTTGATAAACAGAATTCAATTGTAGATACAATAAAAGACCAAATAGACATCCCTATTGATTTAGCTTTTAGAAAGTGCGATTTTTTAGCAGTAAATAATGGTGAAGTTGATCTTGATAATTTACAAATGAAATTCGATTTAGAATTCTATAATTTATTACCGCATTCTTTTACTGCAAATTTAGAAATAGATGAACAATGTGTTTCAGCAGAAGTTAGTGTAGCAGGAAATGTTGGTAAAGATGCAAATTGCGATCCAACTCCAAATACAGGAACTACGTTTACCGCCACCTGGGATCAGACAAAACCGGTAAGAGATAATTGTGTTGAAGATGATATAACAGTTCCAAGTGGTTTTATGGTACCAGACTATATTGATAATGGAGAAGTTAGTTTTGATGATAATTGCGGTGTAGAAAATTTAATTTATACCCAAACTCCAGAAGATGGAGAAACTATTACACAAAATACCACAGTTACAATAACTGCTACCGATAAAGCTGGAAATGTTTCTGATGTTTGTTCTTTTGATTTGGTGGTTGAAACTCCAAATACACCTCCTGTAGCCGTAGATGATACTTACGATGTAGATCAGGATGCTATTTTAAATAAACCTGCTCCTGGAGTTTTAGAAAATGATACCGATGACGAAGATGATGTTCTAACTGTCCAAATTGTAACTCCGCCTGCAAATGGTACCGTATCTTTAGATCCTGATGGCTCATTTACCTACGAACCAGATGCAGGATATTTTGGTACTGATACTTTTACCTATATAGCTAATGATGGCGAAGAAGATTCCAGTCCTGCCACCGTAACCATAACTGTAAATGAAGTAGTACCTCCAAATACTGCACCGCAAGCCGTTAATGATCAATATGAAATAGATCAGGATGAAACTCTAACGAGAGCTGCGCCTGGTGTTCTGTCAAATGATACTGATGCCGAAGGTGATGCGCTAACAGCAGAAATTGTAGATCAACCCGAAAATGGAACTGTGACTTTAGATCCTGACGGCTCGTTTACCTACGAACCAGATGCGGGATATTTTGGCACCGATACTTTTACTTATACTGCCAATGACGGCCAAGAAGATTCCAGTCCTGCCACTGTAACCATAACTGTAAATGAAGTAGTTCCTCCAAATACTGCCCCGCAAACCGTTGATGATGACTACGAAGTAGATCAGGATGAAACTTTAACGATATCTGCTCCCGGTGTTCTGGAGAATGATATTGATGACCAAAATGATGATCTAACTGTCCAAATTGTAACTCCGCCTGCAAATGGTACCGTCTCTTTAGATCCTGATGGCTCATTTACCTACGAACCAGATGCTGGATATTTTGGTACTGATACTTTTACCTATATAGCTAATGATGGAAATTTATATTCCGATGAAGCTACGGTAACTATAAATATTAACGAATTTATTCCAGCAAACAGACCACCAAATGCTTTAGCTGAATCTTACACAATAAATCAAGGGGAAGTACTTAATATAGCTGCACCGGGTGTTTTGGAAAATGATAGTGATCCTGATGGAGATAATCTTACCGCAGATCTAAGAAGACCTGCTGCAAATGGTGATTTTAGTTTTGCTTCCAATGGTTCGTTTACCTACGAACCAGATCCGGGTTTTACGGGAGTAGATGATTTTATTTACGTAGCCTACGATGGCGAAGATTTTTCGGGTGAGGTAAGAGTTACAATTACTGTGAATCAGGTGAATTCTGCTCCTATTGCCGAAGATGATACTTATGAAGTAGATCAGGATGAAATTTTAAATATTCCTGCGCCCGGCGTTTTAGGAAATGATGAGGATGAAGACGGGGATAACTTAACTGCAAATCTGGAAGACGGTGCCCAAAATGGAACGTTGACTTTAAATTCTGATGGTTCTTTTGAATATGAACCAGATGATGGATTTTCGGGGCAGGATAGTTTTACTTATAGCGCAAATGACGGGGAATTAGATTCTAATATTGCTACAGTTACAATTACGGTAAATTCTACAGATCCAGCAGCTCCCGACATAGAATGTTTAAACCACGAAATTTTTCTCGATGAAAACGGCCAGGCCACTTTAGATCCTCGAGATATTTTTGGTGGTGAACTTGGCAATTTGGAGTTAAGTGCAGATACCGAAGATTTTGATTGTTCCAATCTTGGCGAAAACACCGTGATTTTAACCGCTACAGATCCTAATACAGGCTTAAGCAGCAGTTGTCCTACCGAAGTTTTGGTATTGGATGATATTGCACCCGAAGCTAATTGTGTGGCCCCGGGCCGTACATTTCAGTTACAGGATGGGAGTGTTACGATTTCGCCTTCGGCTATAGATTTAAATTCCAGCGACAATTGTGAAATCACCAGGACGCTTTCCGAAGACACTTTTACAACTCCCGGAACAAAAAATATTATTTTGTATGTAGAAGATGCTGCCGGAAATACCGATGAATGTTCCACTACCATAGAAATTTTACCCGAAGATACAGATCGTGTTTACCGCTGTATCGAAGAAGAAGATATTCCCAATATTAGGTTGGATGAAGATTGTGAGCTTAATATTCCCGATTATACCCGTTTAATTGAAACCGAAAATTTCAACCCGGCGATCACGCAAACTTACGAAGAGCTAACCGAGGATACCTATTTAATAACTGTTGAAATCAGGGATGCAGATACAGATGAATTTGTAGGAGATTGTGAATTTTCGGTAAATATTGTAGATTTAATTCCGCCCACAATTTCCTGCCCCGACGATCAAATAGAAAGTTTTGATCCCAATACCGGTTTTCAAGTTCCCAATTACGAAAATATGGCCGGGATTTCAGATAATTGTGACGAAGTGATTTTTAGACAGGAACCCGCCGCCGGGGAGATAATTTACAATAATACCACGGTAAATCTTTTTGTAGAAGATGAAGGCGGACTGGAAGCCAGCTGTAGTTTTGAGCTGGAATTAACCGAAGCCGATGTTTTAAATATTTCCTGCCAAATAGATAAAAATGTAAACCCCGATGCTAATTGCAGTTTTTGGCTGCCCGATTATAGCGATACCGCCGAAGTTAATTTTTCTGCTGCCGATATAACACAAACGCCACCGGCAGGGACAATAATTACCGAGAATACACAAATTAAACTTACCGCCAGCCTTGATGGCGAAACAGACGACTGCTATTTTATGGTGAACCTGGTAGATTCTGAAGATCCGGTAGCAAATTGTGTTTCTGGCTATGTGGTGAATTTAGGCAACGACGGCACCGCAACAATAAACCCTGAAGACCTGGACAATAACTCAACCGATAATTGTGGAATTGTTTCTATGGCTTTAAGTCAGGTTGATTTCACCACCGCCGATATTGGCGTGGTTCCGGTAACTTTAACCGTGCGAGACGATGCCGGAAATATAGATTCCTGTGAAACTACGGTAGAAGTAGTTAGTGAAGCTTCGGGAACGTTTGAATGCCGGGAGAATATTGAAGTTTTTCTCGATGAAAACGGCGAAGCCGGTCTTAACCTGCAAGACCTGTACACCGGAGATTCCAGCGGACTCAATTTCGTAGCAAGTCAGTTAAATTTCACTTGCGAAGATTTGGGTGCCGGCATTATTCAATTGGAATATTCTGGCGATGAAACTGGCAGTTGTATGATAAACGTAGAAGTACGCGATAAACTTCCACCCGAAATCAATACAAACCTGGTAGAACTCACCTTAAATCCTGAAGGTTTCGCCTACCTGGAAGAAGCCGATATTTTAGCCGAAGATAATTGCAGCGAAGAATTAATTTACCGTTTTAGCAAGTCGGTTTTCACCTGTAAAGATGTGGGAGTAAACTCGGTAAATGTTGAGGTAGAAGACGTAAATGGAAACAGGAGCAATCAAAATATCCAGGTAAGAATTAGCGGGGAATCTTGTGAATTTTCGGAAATAGGAGAGTATGAATTTTTGTTTTTATACCCAAACCCCAACAACGGTATTTTCACCATCGCCACCCCCGAAGGAGTGTTTATTGAGCAGGTACGGGTTTTCGATTCCCGGGGCCGCTACCTGATGCAGCAAGACTACAACGCCAACGCCCGCTTCTACAGGATGATCATCCAGGGCGTGGAAGAATCGGTCTACACCCTGCAAATCTTCACTAATGAAGGCGTAACGGTAAAACGAGCGATTATTAAAAGATAG